One Halorientalis litorea DNA segment encodes these proteins:
- a CDS encoding bacteriorhodopsin, which yields MVETVIWFGLAAAALFTAAVTAIVVGALRGRLRSPFYNLPPFFALVAGIAYSVMAAVEVEIIPAVLPKLLQLTAIRYVGWLFATAVITYYLGMLSSADMENRLSAVGAAILLVVAGFVAALNDGLIRWGMFGMSVMFFVGIVFTFLRPYSAAMVEKEDGSRSLFTSLRDLTIGLWTLYMAVFVLGPFGVEVLTVADYHFVNVTLDIAAMVGIIAVLLLRQYELRTFVTGDIDASPS from the coding sequence ATGGTAGAGACAGTTATTTGGTTCGGGCTCGCCGCGGCGGCACTGTTCACCGCGGCTGTCACGGCCATCGTCGTCGGGGCACTCCGTGGCCGGCTCCGCTCGCCGTTCTACAACTTGCCGCCGTTTTTCGCTCTCGTCGCAGGTATCGCTTACAGCGTCATGGCTGCGGTGGAAGTCGAGATTATTCCCGCAGTCCTGCCGAAACTGCTACAGCTGACCGCCATCCGATACGTCGGGTGGCTGTTCGCCACCGCCGTCATCACGTACTACCTCGGGATGCTGTCCAGCGCGGACATGGAGAACCGGTTGTCGGCGGTCGGTGCGGCCATTCTGCTGGTCGTCGCCGGGTTCGTCGCGGCCCTCAACGACGGCCTCATCCGGTGGGGGATGTTCGGGATGTCCGTGATGTTCTTCGTCGGTATCGTGTTCACCTTCCTGCGCCCATACAGCGCGGCGATGGTGGAGAAAGAAGACGGGTCACGGAGCCTCTTTACCAGCCTCCGAGACTTGACTATCGGACTCTGGACGCTGTACATGGCCGTGTTCGTCCTCGGTCCGTTCGGTGTCGAGGTGTTGACCGTCGCGGACTATCACTTCGTCAACGTCACGCTCGACATCGCGGCGATGGTCGGTATCATCGCCGTACTGCTCCTCCGGCAGTACGAACTCCGGACGTTCGTCACAGGCGACATCGACGCGTCACCGAGCTAA
- a CDS encoding acyltransferase — protein MSDDSDDTRHARTTAHATPGPLNSLQYWTDAKHPLRVMFTYALVLAARIAPSLRLRNWLLRRIGVTVGAGVSWGLEATPDVFWPELITIESHAIVGYDATLLCHEFLQDEYRTGEVVVGERAMVGAGAIVLPGVEIGDGARVAANSLVTEDVPADTTVAGVPAEEV, from the coding sequence GTGAGTGACGACAGCGACGACACGCGGCACGCCCGGACCACCGCCCACGCGACGCCGGGGCCGCTGAACTCCCTTCAGTACTGGACGGACGCGAAGCATCCGCTGCGGGTGATGTTCACGTACGCCCTCGTCCTCGCGGCCCGCATCGCGCCGAGTCTTCGCCTGCGGAACTGGCTGTTGCGCCGCATCGGCGTCACCGTCGGTGCGGGCGTCTCGTGGGGACTGGAGGCCACCCCGGACGTGTTCTGGCCCGAGTTGATAACCATCGAGTCACACGCCATCGTCGGCTACGACGCGACGCTCCTCTGTCACGAGTTCCTGCAGGACGAGTACCGGACCGGGGAAGTCGTCGTCGGCGAACGGGCGATGGTCGGGGCCGGGGCAATCGTCCTTCCGGGTGTCGAAATCGGTGATGGCGCGCGGGTCGCCGCGAACTCGCTGGTCACCGAGGACGTGCCCGCCGACACGACGGTGGCGGGCGTTCCGGCGGAAGAAGTCTAA
- the dacZ gene encoding diadenylate cyclase DacZ — MTDLQEVLGHLVADVDAVSLFSPSASFYRDFEADDETPVVVVAEENTVDADTFVELPLEFNDVAARVRFGIEGALDNDFIDPEAELACAVQTFGDDTDTVMRLQADHFEQSGVYSLFVNSRAEPEVIRNVVDVAVELGKKGQKGKPVGALFVVGDAGKVMNKSRPLSYNPFEKSHVHVGDPIVNVMLKEFSRLDGAFVISDAGKIVSAYRYLEPSAEGVDIPKGLGARHMAAGAITRDTNAIAVVLSESDGLVRAFKGGEIVLELDPEAY, encoded by the coding sequence ATGACCGACCTCCAAGAGGTACTCGGGCACCTCGTCGCCGACGTGGACGCAGTTTCCCTCTTTTCGCCGAGTGCCTCGTTCTACCGGGACTTCGAGGCTGACGACGAGACGCCCGTCGTCGTCGTCGCCGAGGAGAATACGGTGGACGCCGACACCTTCGTCGAACTCCCACTCGAATTCAACGACGTGGCGGCCCGCGTCCGGTTCGGTATCGAGGGCGCGCTGGACAACGACTTCATCGACCCCGAGGCGGAACTGGCCTGCGCGGTACAGACGTTCGGCGACGACACCGACACCGTGATGCGGTTGCAGGCGGACCACTTCGAGCAGTCGGGCGTCTACAGCCTGTTCGTCAACTCTCGGGCCGAACCGGAGGTCATCCGGAACGTGGTGGACGTGGCCGTCGAACTGGGGAAGAAGGGCCAGAAGGGGAAACCGGTCGGCGCGCTGTTCGTCGTCGGTGACGCCGGGAAGGTGATGAACAAGTCCCGGCCGCTCTCGTACAACCCCTTCGAGAAGTCTCACGTCCACGTTGGCGACCCCATCGTGAACGTGATGTTGAAGGAGTTCTCCCGACTCGACGGCGCGTTCGTCATCTCCGACGCCGGGAAGATAGTCTCGGCCTATCGCTACTTGGAACCGTCGGCCGAAGGTGTCGACATCCCGAAGGGCCTCGGTGCGCGACACATGGCGGCCGGCGCGATTACGCGGGACACGAACGCCATCGCGGTGGTTCTCAGTGAAAGTGACGGCCTCGTGCGCGCGTTCAAGGGTGGTGAAATCGTTCTCGAACTCGACCCGGAGGCGTACTGA
- a CDS encoding mechanosensitive ion channel domain-containing protein, protein MSLHETLVQFFTSSRVLLASGIFVVALLVGYVVGRTVYRLLRAVGLHETVEGTAFERSAQGLGTSTVGLLAQFVSLSIYIAGALIALDVARLLNTATVLPFMAGFLPRVLVAVLAVIAGLVVGDKAGVLVSERLRGIKLPEVGFIPTLVKYSVFYIAFLIALSQLGVATSALLVMLFGYVFGLVFLTGIALRDLLSSGAAGAYLLLEEPYSIGDEVRVGDRSGIVQEVNLFVTHVESDGEEHIVPNREVLRSGIVRIRD, encoded by the coding sequence ATGTCACTCCACGAAACACTAGTGCAGTTTTTCACTAGTTCACGGGTCCTGCTCGCCAGCGGCATCTTCGTCGTGGCCCTCCTCGTCGGCTACGTCGTCGGGCGGACGGTGTACCGTCTGTTACGGGCTGTCGGCCTCCACGAGACTGTCGAGGGGACGGCCTTCGAGCGGAGCGCGCAGGGCCTCGGTACCTCGACGGTGGGCCTCCTCGCGCAGTTCGTCTCACTGTCGATTTACATCGCGGGGGCACTCATCGCACTCGACGTCGCCCGACTGCTCAACACGGCCACCGTCCTGCCGTTCATGGCTGGCTTCCTCCCTCGCGTCCTCGTCGCTGTCCTCGCCGTCATCGCTGGCCTCGTCGTCGGTGACAAGGCCGGGGTGCTGGTCAGCGAGCGTCTCCGTGGGATCAAACTCCCGGAGGTCGGGTTCATTCCCACGCTGGTCAAGTACAGCGTGTTCTACATCGCGTTCCTTATTGCCCTGAGCCAACTGGGCGTCGCCACGAGTGCCCTGCTCGTAATGCTGTTCGGCTACGTCTTCGGTCTCGTCTTCCTCACCGGTATCGCCCTCAGGGACCTCCTCTCCTCGGGCGCGGCCGGAGCGTACCTCCTCCTCGAAGAACCGTACAGCATCGGCGATGAGGTACGGGTCGGGGACCGCTCCGGTATCGTTCAGGAGGTGAACCTCTTCGTCACGCACGTCGAGAGCGACGGCGAGGAACACATCGTCCCGAACCGCGAGGTCCTGCGCTCGGGCATCGTCCGCATCCGCGATTAG
- a CDS encoding ATP-binding protein — protein MSDDRFVREARADVRRLSESLVSLEDSPDRDTVDGLFRTAHNLKGTLSMEGYDGASALAHALEDLLDAVRAGTLDPDREVTDHALSATDTLAAMLDEIEHGGTVETDPEPVVDSVRAVADTAASDDEAGSPTDVARSPPETPPEDDETDSTTEEFVTDERVEAALDAASEFDDLDALAADIEEPDIDLEDVQGGGSMDDLFDDAEDDAASELEAEDDTEESLAAALDDDESSFADEFLDEVPVEDTAGEPEADGESSDGDQHDRPQSDDALTDVNPSDLDLDEAEPAEESLFGDEGTGSLGGSDSEETPFDTAEPPEGDADATPGTDEPADAAEPAAEAEASDAAAETDSDTDLFDAETGSETDSDTGTADAEAGPEADADAAGASSTADAADGDGVTEADAESSVSDLFAGTDEPTDAFPDDDTTADSATDEESVSDLFDSDGSDGSAAAEAGGDEPADVSAAETTAEPSDEDSVGSEIDFIWAKQSVEDEETSVDELQSEIEEESFGEFDDEDEMSIQELIDMEADGDEPADDTADEPTASDDGHPETDPEAETGVDAPTDAAADTPDETPAEGDSAAGSTAEEAEVPFAADPFEADTAEASDGAEAADGPATEAETTDTAETPEPVEGPGPTDRADATVADDSPEPADPADADEGIDTEAVEELLNQADAEMAADDGVDAADGADAPETVADDGTDRPDSADAEDDETESVVDVLERQASEMAADDDTLDSAVDDDLGTDLLDEEELDEAEADADVAGADDIAFESDSTLDEFESRFEGMFESSDDATGGPAGAAKTIAESSLPSGRFQSPDEERPRSLARSGADLQSLTVEAEHADELLSVAERLSRHVRQLSREVEAPAAEETVSSLDTVARTLQRTVMGIRLMPLRRVTDRLPRVVRDVARETGTEAEVSVDGADIQLDRGVIERIGDPLVHLVRNAVDHGIEPPAEREAAGKPRTGQVEVRAAREGDDVLIEVEDDGAGIDPDRVRDAAVEAGVVAESGAADLSESDVLDLLFHPGLSTREGVTETSGRGVGMDVVKQTVTGLSGAVEVESDPGEGTLVRLRIPVSVAVAEVLFVEAGDERFAVPTADVEHVGPAIGARVTDGGLLETTATADRTLELATTLGGSDVPAGDDAAVVHVDTGEERLELRCGGVLERREVVITPYDDLLADVPELSGATTGSDGELIHVLDTSEL, from the coding sequence ATGAGTGACGACAGGTTCGTCCGGGAGGCGCGCGCGGACGTCCGCCGCTTGAGCGAGTCCCTCGTTTCGCTCGAAGACTCGCCGGACCGCGACACGGTCGACGGCCTCTTCCGGACGGCCCACAACCTCAAGGGGACGCTCAGCATGGAGGGGTACGACGGGGCGAGTGCCCTCGCACACGCCCTCGAAGACCTCCTCGATGCGGTTCGGGCGGGCACGCTCGACCCCGACCGCGAGGTGACCGACCACGCCCTCTCGGCCACGGACACTCTCGCCGCGATGCTCGACGAGATAGAGCACGGCGGGACCGTCGAGACCGACCCCGAACCGGTCGTCGATTCGGTCCGGGCCGTCGCCGACACGGCGGCCTCCGACGACGAGGCCGGCAGTCCGACCGACGTGGCGCGGTCGCCCCCCGAGACGCCGCCCGAGGACGACGAAACCGACTCCACGACCGAGGAGTTCGTCACCGACGAGCGCGTCGAGGCGGCTCTCGACGCGGCCAGCGAGTTCGACGACCTCGACGCCCTCGCGGCGGACATCGAGGAACCGGATATCGACCTCGAAGATGTCCAAGGTGGGGGGTCGATGGACGACCTGTTCGACGACGCCGAGGACGACGCGGCCAGCGAACTCGAAGCCGAAGACGATACCGAGGAGTCGTTAGCGGCGGCGTTGGACGACGACGAGTCCTCGTTCGCCGACGAATTTCTGGACGAGGTCCCGGTCGAGGACACCGCCGGCGAACCCGAGGCCGACGGTGAGTCCAGCGACGGGGACCAGCACGACCGCCCACAGTCCGACGACGCGCTCACGGACGTGAACCCGTCGGACCTCGACCTCGACGAAGCCGAACCCGCCGAGGAAAGCCTGTTCGGCGACGAGGGCACCGGTTCGCTCGGCGGGTCGGACAGCGAGGAGACGCCCTTCGACACTGCGGAGCCGCCCGAGGGAGACGCCGACGCGACACCCGGTACCGACGAACCGGCCGACGCGGCCGAACCAGCGGCCGAGGCTGAAGCCAGCGACGCCGCGGCCGAGACCGATTCGGACACGGACCTGTTCGACGCCGAAACTGGCTCGGAAACCGACTCGGACACCGGAACGGCCGACGCCGAAGCCGGGCCGGAGGCCGATGCCGACGCCGCCGGGGCCAGTTCGACTGCGGACGCGGCCGACGGCGACGGTGTGACCGAGGCGGACGCGGAGTCGAGCGTCTCGGACCTGTTCGCCGGGACCGACGAACCGACGGACGCGTTCCCGGACGACGACACGACGGCGGACTCGGCCACCGACGAGGAGTCCGTCTCGGACCTGTTCGACAGCGACGGAAGCGACGGCTCGGCGGCCGCCGAGGCGGGTGGAGACGAACCGGCCGACGTGAGTGCCGCCGAGACGACCGCAGAGCCGTCCGACGAGGACTCCGTCGGCTCGGAGATAGATTTTATCTGGGCGAAACAGTCGGTCGAAGACGAGGAGACGTCCGTCGACGAACTCCAGTCCGAAATCGAGGAGGAATCGTTCGGCGAGTTCGACGACGAGGACGAGATGAGCATTCAAGAGCTCATCGACATGGAGGCCGACGGGGACGAACCGGCGGACGACACCGCCGACGAACCCACCGCATCCGACGACGGCCACCCGGAGACGGACCCCGAGGCGGAGACGGGTGTCGACGCCCCAACCGACGCGGCGGCCGACACGCCCGACGAGACACCCGCCGAGGGCGACTCCGCGGCAGGTTCGACTGCCGAAGAAGCCGAGGTGCCGTTCGCCGCAGACCCGTTCGAGGCCGATACTGCCGAGGCGAGCGACGGAGCCGAGGCGGCCGACGGTCCAGCAACCGAAGCCGAAACGACCGACACGGCTGAGACACCCGAGCCCGTCGAGGGACCGGGGCCGACCGACCGAGCGGACGCCACTGTGGCCGACGACAGTCCCGAACCCGCCGACCCTGCCGATGCCGACGAGGGCATCGACACCGAGGCGGTAGAAGAGTTGCTGAACCAGGCGGACGCCGAGATGGCGGCCGACGACGGGGTGGACGCGGCAGACGGAGCGGATGCCCCGGAGACGGTGGCGGACGACGGGACCGACCGGCCGGACTCGGCGGACGCCGAGGACGACGAGACGGAGTCCGTCGTGGACGTGTTGGAGCGACAGGCGTCCGAGATGGCGGCGGACGACGACACGCTCGACAGTGCCGTGGACGACGACCTCGGGACCGACCTCCTCGACGAGGAGGAACTGGACGAAGCCGAAGCGGACGCCGACGTAGCTGGAGCCGACGATATCGCCTTCGAGTCGGACAGTACGCTCGACGAGTTCGAGTCGCGGTTCGAGGGGATGTTCGAGTCGTCGGACGACGCCACGGGCGGGCCGGCGGGTGCGGCGAAGACCATCGCGGAGAGTTCGCTCCCCTCGGGCCGGTTCCAGTCACCCGACGAGGAACGGCCGCGGTCGCTGGCCCGTAGCGGGGCCGACCTCCAGTCGCTCACCGTGGAGGCAGAACACGCGGACGAGTTGCTGTCGGTCGCGGAACGGCTCTCGCGGCACGTCCGGCAACTCTCACGGGAGGTCGAGGCCCCGGCGGCCGAGGAGACCGTCTCCTCGCTCGACACCGTCGCGCGGACGCTCCAGCGGACGGTCATGGGCATCCGGCTGATGCCGCTCCGGCGCGTGACCGACCGCCTCCCGCGCGTCGTCCGCGACGTGGCGCGGGAGACGGGCACCGAGGCGGAGGTGTCCGTCGACGGTGCGGACATTCAACTCGACCGGGGCGTCATCGAACGCATCGGCGACCCGCTCGTTCACCTCGTGCGCAACGCCGTCGACCACGGTATCGAACCGCCCGCCGAGCGCGAAGCGGCAGGGAAACCGCGGACGGGGCAGGTCGAGGTCCGGGCCGCCCGCGAGGGTGACGACGTACTCATCGAAGTCGAGGACGACGGTGCCGGTATCGACCCGGACCGCGTCCGCGACGCCGCCGTCGAGGCGGGCGTTGTCGCTGAGTCGGGGGCCGCCGACCTCTCGGAGTCCGACGTGCTCGACTTGCTCTTTCACCCCGGGCTGTCGACGCGTGAGGGCGTGACCGAGACGAGCGGTCGCGGTGTCGGCATGGACGTGGTGAAACAGACCGTGACGGGGCTGAGCGGTGCCGTCGAAGTCGAGAGCGACCCCGGCGAGGGGACGCTCGTCCGGCTTCGAATCCCGGTGTCGGTCGCCGTCGCGGAAGTGCTGTTCGTCGAGGCCGGGGACGAGCGGTTCGCGGTACCGACGGCCGACGTGGAACACGTCGGCCCGGCAATCGGTGCTCGCGTCACCGACGGTGGACTGCTCGAGACGACGGCGACAGCCGACCGGACGCTCGAACTCGCGACGACGCTCGGCGGGAGCGACGTACCTGCTGGCGACGACGCGGCCGTCGTCCACGTCGACACCGGCGAGGAGCGACTCGAACTGCGCTGTGGCGGCGTCCTCGAACGCCGCGAAGTCGTTATTACCCCGTACGACGACCTGCTGGCCGACGTGCCGGAGCTGAGCGGCGCGACGACCGGGAGCGACGGGGAGTTAATTCACGTACTCGATACATCAGAACTATGA
- a CDS encoding chemotaxis protein CheW translates to MSSQTANRTADPDSVQFLRLVVGDYRCAVEAGRVANIVETPHLTPVPNTPAIVTGVAQLRGELTLVLDGAAVVGADETNPDDGTRTVAFERDGEGTTLAVEIDDIDGLTDVHVDDIEPGAPPGLDPAAFLATVASEDDVLGVLDVPRLTQRTDEMI, encoded by the coding sequence ATGAGCAGTCAAACGGCGAACCGGACCGCTGACCCGGACAGCGTCCAGTTCCTCCGCCTCGTAGTCGGTGACTACCGCTGTGCTGTCGAGGCGGGCCGCGTGGCAAACATCGTCGAGACGCCACACCTTACGCCCGTTCCGAACACACCGGCCATCGTCACCGGCGTCGCCCAGCTCCGCGGCGAACTGACGCTCGTTCTCGACGGCGCGGCAGTCGTCGGGGCCGACGAGACGAACCCGGACGACGGGACGCGAACCGTGGCGTTCGAGCGTGACGGTGAGGGGACGACGCTCGCCGTCGAAATCGACGATATCGACGGACTGACCGACGTCCACGTCGACGACATCGAACCGGGCGCGCCGCCGGGACTCGACCCGGCCGCGTTCCTCGCCACCGTGGCGTCCGAGGACGACGTACTCGGGGTTCTCGACGTACCACGCCTGACCCAACGGACCGACGAAATGATATGA
- a CDS encoding methyl-accepting chemotaxis protein, giving the protein MSQASGIKRGYRRKLGLGGVVIAALVVVAGYNVYSQLAPQLSGAVQGELLSGLVSITLVALTALLFISAALGRESMTALTILTERAREDDTLDVDVETDDDMGELYESYAAVRDALQERIRESETKSEELRSCASDFCDTMELVGKGDLSQRLDEDVDDPVMAQLAGDFNVMMDQLETAIGDLYAFTEDVSTASDLLAQQTAQSMQASVQIREVAQEISDQGEMTTAFEQFENVDIDYENGAGGDGLDIELDETVDSIAELGDRMDRIDEISEFISDVANETNMLALNAGIEASKVDDDSAEGFQVVADEVKSLAEETEESANEIEDSTEDIRSGTRQAVESVLRQQAELLSTLSEQVEDLSESSTELQQTLSQLNLSERTDDSATLDAGRERPPAE; this is encoded by the coding sequence ATGTCACAGGCGTCCGGAATCAAACGCGGGTATCGACGGAAACTGGGTCTGGGGGGCGTGGTCATCGCCGCGCTGGTGGTCGTGGCCGGATACAACGTCTACTCACAACTCGCACCACAGTTGTCGGGTGCGGTACAGGGAGAGTTGCTCTCGGGTCTCGTGAGTATTACCCTCGTCGCCCTGACCGCACTCCTGTTCATCAGTGCCGCGCTCGGGCGGGAGTCGATGACGGCCCTGACGATTCTCACGGAGCGGGCACGGGAGGACGACACGCTCGACGTGGATGTCGAGACGGACGACGACATGGGCGAGCTGTACGAATCGTACGCGGCCGTGCGCGACGCCCTGCAAGAGCGCATCCGGGAGAGCGAGACGAAAAGCGAGGAACTCAGGTCCTGTGCATCGGATTTCTGTGATACGATGGAACTGGTCGGGAAGGGGGACCTGTCACAGCGACTCGACGAAGACGTCGACGACCCCGTGATGGCCCAACTCGCGGGCGACTTCAACGTGATGATGGACCAACTGGAGACGGCCATCGGTGACCTCTACGCGTTCACCGAGGACGTGTCGACGGCGTCGGACCTGCTCGCCCAGCAGACGGCACAGTCGATGCAGGCGAGCGTCCAGATTCGGGAGGTCGCACAGGAAATCAGCGACCAAGGCGAGATGACCACGGCTTTCGAGCAGTTCGAGAACGTGGACATCGACTACGAGAACGGGGCGGGCGGCGACGGGTTGGACATCGAACTCGACGAGACGGTCGACTCGATTGCGGAGTTGGGTGACCGGATGGACCGTATCGACGAGATTTCCGAGTTCATCTCGGACGTGGCGAACGAGACCAACATGCTCGCGCTGAACGCCGGTATCGAGGCGTCGAAGGTCGACGACGACAGCGCGGAGGGGTTCCAGGTCGTCGCGGACGAGGTCAAGTCACTGGCCGAAGAGACCGAGGAATCCGCGAACGAAATCGAGGACAGTACCGAGGACATCCGGTCTGGCACGCGCCAAGCGGTGGAGAGCGTCCTCCGCCAACAGGCCGAACTGCTCTCGACCCTCTCCGAACAGGTCGAGGACCTCTCGGAGAGTTCCACGGAACTCCAGCAGACCCTCTCACAGCTCAACCTGTCGGAGCGAACCGACGACAGCGCGACACTCGACGCGGGCCGGGAGCGCCCACCCGCCGAGTGA
- a CDS encoding alpha/beta fold hydrolase, whose translation MPTLPDDPDPATELYRHRTEAVSVDRGDGPPVVFSHGTLMDWTMFQPQLDALAPDYRTIAYQNRARTDRWQGPYDLDDLADDCRTLVDAKGIDSCVLAGMSMGGFMALRYALSYPDTLDGIVLIDSMATPHEEAEQETYQQWIDTTKDAGDVPDQMADIVGNMLFGETSNEERTDLVNHWKNRWQTYPGTAIYDEVMSWLYRDGVADRLDEIDVPVLVLHGEEDISIEPERAEAMLDDLPDARMETIPEAGHSSNLENPGPANDALRSFLADVY comes from the coding sequence ATGCCGACGTTGCCAGACGACCCGGACCCGGCCACGGAACTGTATCGGCACCGAACCGAGGCGGTCTCCGTGGACCGCGGGGACGGGCCGCCGGTCGTGTTCAGCCACGGGACGCTGATGGACTGGACGATGTTCCAGCCACAACTGGACGCGCTCGCACCCGACTACCGAACCATCGCCTACCAGAACCGCGCCCGGACCGACCGGTGGCAAGGTCCCTACGACCTCGACGACCTCGCTGACGACTGCCGGACGCTCGTCGACGCGAAGGGCATCGACTCCTGTGTCCTCGCGGGGATGTCGATGGGTGGGTTCATGGCCCTCCGCTACGCCCTCAGTTACCCCGATACCCTCGACGGTATCGTCCTCATCGACAGCATGGCGACGCCACACGAGGAGGCCGAACAGGAGACCTACCAGCAGTGGATAGACACCACGAAAGACGCCGGCGACGTGCCCGACCAGATGGCCGACATCGTCGGCAACATGCTGTTCGGCGAAACGTCGAACGAGGAACGGACGGACCTCGTGAACCACTGGAAAAACCGGTGGCAGACCTATCCCGGGACAGCCATCTACGACGAGGTGATGTCGTGGCTCTACCGGGACGGCGTCGCGGACAGACTCGACGAGATAGACGTTCCCGTCCTCGTCCTCCACGGCGAGGAGGACATCTCTATCGAACCCGAGCGTGCGGAAGCGATGCTCGACGACCTCCCCGACGCACGGATGGAGACGATTCCCGAAGCCGGCCACTCCTCGAATCTCGAAAACCCCGGCCCGGCCAACGACGCCCTTCGCTCGTTCCTCGCGGACGTGTACTAA
- the purD gene encoding phosphoribosylamine--glycine ligase, producing MTETVLLVGGGGREHAVARALADSDATLYACAGNRNPGIAAVAAGFETLDTTNPQAVVEYAEDVDADLAVVGPEAPLQAGVADALDEAGVYAFGPQADEARIETDKGFQRRFMQEHDVPGCPDFEEFRDMEAACDYVDEYDGDLAVKPAGLTGGKGVRVIGDQVTAEEAKTYIRESEYDRIVLEERLVGEEFTIQGFVANGQLRVTPAVQDHKRAYEGDDGPNTGGMGSYSDASLELPFMDEDDYRDAVDIMEAVVDALDGYKGVLYGQFMLTSEGPRVVEFNARFGDPEAMNTLPTLETDFLDVLTAARDGDHLPQLTFAEQATVCKYAVPDGYPTDPDAGAKVTIDPDSAGDAILFYASVDEREDGIYTTTSRSFAVVGVADTITEAEEIAEGALERAGTEGLRVRHDIGKPDLVQSRIDHMDTLR from the coding sequence ATGACAGAAACCGTGTTGCTCGTCGGTGGCGGTGGCCGCGAGCACGCCGTCGCCCGCGCGCTCGCAGACTCGGACGCGACCCTGTACGCGTGTGCCGGGAACCGAAACCCCGGTATCGCCGCGGTGGCTGCCGGCTTCGAGACGCTCGACACGACGAACCCGCAGGCAGTCGTGGAGTACGCCGAGGACGTCGACGCCGACCTCGCCGTCGTCGGTCCGGAGGCACCGCTACAGGCCGGTGTCGCGGACGCGCTCGACGAGGCGGGCGTGTACGCGTTCGGCCCGCAGGCCGACGAAGCGCGCATCGAGACGGACAAGGGCTTTCAGCGTCGCTTCATGCAGGAACACGACGTTCCGGGGTGTCCCGACTTCGAGGAGTTCCGGGACATGGAGGCGGCCTGCGACTACGTCGACGAGTACGACGGTGACCTCGCGGTCAAGCCCGCGGGCCTCACCGGCGGGAAGGGCGTCCGCGTCATCGGCGACCAAGTGACCGCCGAGGAGGCAAAGACCTACATCCGCGAGTCCGAGTACGACCGCATCGTCCTCGAAGAGCGACTCGTCGGCGAGGAGTTCACGATTCAGGGGTTCGTCGCCAACGGCCAGTTGCGTGTCACGCCCGCCGTCCAGGACCACAAGCGTGCGTACGAGGGCGACGACGGGCCGAACACCGGCGGCATGGGCAGTTACAGCGACGCGTCGCTCGAACTCCCGTTCATGGACGAGGACGACTATCGCGACGCCGTCGACATCATGGAAGCCGTCGTCGATGCCTTGGACGGCTACAAGGGCGTCCTCTACGGCCAGTTTATGCTCACCAGCGAGGGGCCGAGAGTCGTCGAGTTCAACGCACGCTTCGGCGACCCCGAGGCGATGAACACCCTGCCGACTCTGGAGACGGACTTCCTCGACGTGCTGACCGCCGCTCGGGACGGCGACCACCTCCCGCAACTCACGTTCGCAGAACAGGCGACGGTCTGTAAGTACGCCGTCCCCGACGGCTACCCCACCGACCCGGACGCGGGCGCGAAGGTGACCATCGACCCCGACAGCGCGGGCGACGCCATCCTCTTCTATGCGAGTGTCGACGAGCGTGAAGACGGCATCTACACGACTACCTCCCGCTCCTTCGCCGTCGTCGGCGTCGCGGACACCATCACCGAGGCCGAAGAAATCGCCGAAGGCGCGCTCGAACGTGCCGGGACAGAGGGCCTCCGCGTCCGCCACGACATCGGCAAGCCGGACCTCGTCCAGAGTCGCATCGACCACATGGACACCCTGCGGTAG
- a CDS encoding response regulator yields MSLGVLIVDDSGYMRANVASALDISGFEIVAEAENGAKAVQQFKNNRDKIDLVMMDIVMRKANGVKATAALNELDDDIKVIMCTSVGQKKKMKLAAKAGADGYLIKPFSDRDVKEAIRNVFEEDALPKQIR; encoded by the coding sequence ATGTCCCTCGGCGTACTGATTGTCGACGACTCGGGTTACATGCGGGCTAACGTAGCGTCAGCCCTCGATATCTCCGGCTTCGAAATTGTCGCGGAAGCCGAGAACGGCGCGAAGGCCGTTCAGCAGTTCAAGAACAACCGTGACAAAATCGACCTCGTGATGATGGACATCGTGATGCGGAAGGCAAACGGTGTCAAGGCCACGGCCGCCCTCAACGAACTCGACGACGACATCAAGGTCATCATGTGTACGAGCGTCGGCCAGAAGAAGAAGATGAAACTCGCCGCGAAGGCGGGTGCCGACGGCTACCTCATCAAGCCGTTCAGCGACCGTGACGTGAAAGAGGCTATCCGGAACGTCTTCGAGGAGGACGCCCTGCCCAAACAGATACGATGA